A stretch of Henckelia pumila isolate YLH828 chromosome 4, ASM3356847v2, whole genome shotgun sequence DNA encodes these proteins:
- the LOC140861340 gene encoding uncharacterized protein, whose translation MIEFMCNGTFEDKNPNEAMEYLESLAENAQNWDNIGSIEPPSKTNNSTNGGGIYHLKDDILFHKHTILVGEIIPILVGGTEKGKFPSQPQPNPKNQNQEKFDQVKSVITLRSGKIVNDPYSEPIEVHNEIPVILGRPFLATSNALINCRNGIMKLSFGNMTLELNVFNLCKQPSINEDEDDNAIETIVEENIHQEFANIVNFLVTNKMPSHWSSQDKNKFLKEVKKFYWDDPYLFKYCPDQIFRRCIPDNEACGGHFSSKKTAAKIFQCGFYWPSLFKDTHSFCKSCENCQKMGSISKRNMMPLNPIMIIEIFDSWGIDFMGPFPLSFGFTYILVAVDYVSKWIEAIACTTNDHKVVIKFLKENIFSRFGIPRAIISDGGSHFINKSFSSLLRKYGITHKVSTPYHPQTNGQKIGWEANPQLIRRR comes from the exons atgatagaattcatgtgtaatggaacttttgaagataaaaacccaaatgaagctatggaatatttggagtcattagcagaaaatgctcaaaattgggataatataggctcaattgaaccaccaagtaaaaccaataattcaacaaatggaggtggtatttatcatcttaaagatgat atcctttttcacaaacatacaatcctggttggagaaatcatcccaattttagttggaggaac tgaaaaaggaaaatttccatctcaaccacaacctaatcctaaaaatcaaaatcaagaaaaatttgatcaagtaaaatctgttattactcttagaagtggtaaaatagttaatgatccatatagtg aaccaatagaagtacataacgaaattccagtaatattgggacgtccatttctagcaacttcaaatgctttaattaattgtcgaaatggaataatgaaattgtcttttggaaatatgactttagaacttaatgtgttcaatttatgtaaacaaccaagtattaatgaagatgaagatgataatgcaatagaaacaattgtggaagaaaatatacaccaaga gtttgctaatattgtaaattttcttgtgacaaataaaatgccttctcattggagttcacaagataaaaataaatttttgaaagaggtcaaaaaattttattgggatgatccttatttgtttaagtattgtcctgatcaaatttttcgacgatgcatacccgacaatgag gcatgtggaggtcatttttcgtcaaagaaaacagctgcaaaaatctttcaatgtggattttattggccttctttattcaaagatacacattcattttgcaaatcttgtgaaaattgtcagaaaatgggttcaatttcaaaacgaaacatgatgcctttaaatccaatcatgattattgaaatatttgacagttggggaatagattttatgggtccatttccattatcttttggattcacttatattttagtagctgtcgattatgtttcaaaatggattgaagcaattgcatgtacaactaatgatcataaagttgtgataaaatttttgaaagaaaatatttttagtcgatttggaatacctagagctataataagtgatgggggaagtcattttataaataaatcattttcttcgttgttaagaaaatatggtattacacataaagtttctactccatatcaccctcaaacgaatggtcag aaaattggatgggaAGCCAACcctcaactcataagaagacgTTGA